The genomic region GCAACCTACACTCGATGGCTgagctcaacatcatcaccaaggCATACCGCAAGCTAGATCAGACCACAGCTGAGCCACTGTAATTACGGGGCCTGGAAAAGAAGGCTTCTGTAACTTCACCGTTTGAGGTCAgctatataagtataagtatgcGCTCGTCTGTCCATCTACGCACACACAACATTCGCAAAGCGcaagtcttcttcttgtttcctCGGACTGTTAACACCATCTTTAACATTTACCACATACATATTCCACTGTCATTCCAACCCTTCCAATTTCCATTCACTAATCACTCAAGAGCCAAAATGACTCGTGAACAGGAACCCAAGAAGCTGATGATCGTTCGCAACGATGGCCCAGATGCCGACAACATAGCAGCATTTATGCTCATGTTCTAATGGGCAAACAAAAGGTCTGATGTTGAACTGGTGATCATCTTTGAGCCTCGTGCCGTTGACTTTAGTCTGAAAAGTCTGAAACCTGACGCCCAAGAACATTTGGACAGCTTGCTCAGGAAGCACTTTTCTGGTGCTGGAAGTCCCCTTAAGATCCGTCTAAATGGCCTTTTGACAGAGCAGGCTATCAGCAAGGTTGAGAAAATTAGCGACGAAGACCGGGCTTTGGTGAGTCTCCCAAACTTTGTGTATTTTCGATTCGGATTGAGCCAGTTTGCTAAAACGGAAAACCTACAACCAGCTCCATATGGCAATCAAAGACTCCAACGGCTCCGTAGAGGACTCGAAGCTACATGCTTCGCTCGTGGCCAGAGACCTTGCAATGTGCCTCTGCGAACGACCAGGAACATCCGGGCGTCACTCCAAGTTCACTGTCCTGGTGGATAATGAGGGGCTGCCCAAGGCGAGTCCCGTAAATCTCAAGTGTCATGCCCAAGAACAGCTGTTCAGCCGCACTCCTGAAGAGATTAGGGAGTTCTATCGTTCCATGGAGTCGCCTATGCCCCAACGGCGGGAGAAGATCAGACAGTGGTACGAAAAGTGTATCAGCGAAGCCGATGAGAAACGGTACGACATGGACTTCTCGGTCGACTCTCTTGATTTGGAAAAGTTGAAAGGGCGAATTATGGCTGCAGGTGACGTCACGTTCATAGAGGGCGCATCGTTCAAGCTTCTTCGTCGTCTCGTTGATGACTCGGCCGTAGCAGcaaagatggaatgcctcgttcaAGCAGTAAGAATACGAAAACCCTGACTGCCCGTCTCCACTTTCTGACCTCCCATCTTCCACGGGGAACTTTAAACCTTGCCGGCAACATCTTCAACGATCAGTTCAACATCGCCCTCGATCCAGAGTCTGCAGAATATGTACTACGCAGAGCTCATGTGTTTCGCGATTTTATTGCTGTACCGTCCCACACGTCTCAGGCGATCACCTTCTCTGTTGGCAGACTGGAAGAGCATGGCTTCTCTGGTCTTGCAAGATGGATCTTATCCTTCACTCTTCGCAATGATCCCGCTAAAGTGTCAGAAGGAGTCGTCACTTTAAAGAGTCAGCACGGCCACGAAAGGGTCAAGTTGCCTGACCTTGCGATGATTCTACTCGGACTAGGCTCTGGGACGTATCCAAGTCAAGTGGCGCGGGTAGTGTTACCCAACACGCAAAGCGGGCCattgctcttcaagatttcaGATACGGGAATCTGCATACTCGAACCAAAGACTGGCCACAAGTACGAGCCGGTGGACCTGGCGGAATTTCTTATCCAGGTACAATAAGGAAAGTCTCAATTCAGGTTGGATACTTGAGGCTGTTGATTACTGAACGATTTGGGCCTGAACCAGCCTGAGAGGTAACTAGCTCCCGTTTTAGCTACTGCTAGGATGATGTAGCGCAGGTCTATCAGTTGTGTATGTATATAACAGACTGTAATCCGGAATGGTTATCCTGGCCACAAACTCGAATCGCGTTCTGTTCTCACCCATGTGCTCATTTGGCTCATAAACGTTGGTATTTGGAAAAGTGGAAAGGAGGCTGCTCTAATGGTGGTTGGTAGACTAGGTGTGGCGCGAGGTGTTGTTAGAACAACAGCTTACATCCATCTATACTCTTTAAAAATCATATTGTGGGCTTCAAGCTATGCTGTATAGTGAGGGTATATGTCTGTCGTGCCACTGTACATGAGCATTGAATGATGGATTGGCTTAGTCCGTGATCAGGGTGAACAGGGAGAACCAGGTACGGCTTTCTTCTAGAGAAGTACTGTAATGTGATGGCCACTGTCCACAGACAATGCCCGGTCAGACACTAGCTTCCAAGGCTTGCTTTGAGCCCAACAGCCCTGGTCTGTCCAAAATATGTCTGCACAAGAGAAGCACCCGAACTGGAcgagaaaataaaatactagcAGCCAAGGGGATGGCCTAAAACGGGTGATTTACTCGAGGCCCTGAGCTGCGACGCTATAAGAGCTCCACCATTGTCCTGGAATAGTTGCAGTTCAAGAACAGAGCTCATAAGCTGTTTGACAAACTTTTCCATGTCGTTAGGAATACGACCATGCCTTATTCCACGCTGGCCATCGTACTGTCTGGACTGTGATATTCTGGCACGGTCGCAATGGAAGCTACACGACTCTTACGTTCAACGTGGAAATCCATTAGGAAAAGAACAGATTGTATGTTCCGACGAGTCGTTGCGTTGCCCTAGATGTGCCTTATCGCCAAAGCTCTATCCTGATAGTCCAGGTCTAGCGGACCATCATGGGCCAGTGCATTGTCCTGTCGTACAAACCTTATCAAGCAGCAAACATAAACCCGACAGATACTTATCGATGGACGATTTATGTAATTACGCATTCAACGCTGGATCGCTTACTGGGATGACCAGGCAGCTGAATGATGATTCTGTGATTGGATCTGACGTCGCAGTTGTGCCTGGATATGGAGCTTTAGGTATCAAATCTGACGGTCAGATGGATGGGGATGCATGCCGTTCAACAGAGTACCGAGTAAGGTCCAAAAGCATCTGAGCAATCAAATATATCTGAGTTTTAAGAGGCCAGTTCGATGCTTCGCCATTGGCTCCCTCACAGGTATAGACTATTGAATTGCATTCCAGCCTCACTGTAGTATAGGTACTATTTTAAATTACATAAGTTTGACAACTACAAGACCCTGATGGTGCCTCGTGCCTCGCAACATAGAGACGGCAAAGCCACCTCCATGTGAATCTCGTCCTTGCTAGGTCTTTTCGCCTTATAGGGGTACTGTCATTGATAGATAGGTAAACTTGGAGCACGTGTCCGACCCTGATCGGCTGTATCTAGCTTTTCCTACCGAAAAGAACAACCACAATCCGTCGTAAATATGCGCAGCATATAGCCAAAAAGACcttttattctctataaCCTACGTATCTCGACCGGAACAAAGCCATCAAAACTATGCAGGCCGAAAGGTAGTTCCTGGTGGCTGGGCTGTAGCTTCCTCGCCCCCTCCGGATCTATAAGTGTGAAATCATAATTTTGCAACAGTATCGCGACCGACGCAAAGATGACCTGTTTAGCCAACACTTCTCCCGGACAGCGGAATGATCCTCCACCGAAAGGGAAAAAGTGACCGCGTGAgccagcaacagaggctttGGAACGTGCATGTTCTAAACCCACCTGCGTTTGTGGCCTACCTGGAGAATCCCGTATAGGCTGGAcgtgcttcttcttcatcggtcCGCTGAGACTGGTGCTGCCTGGACAATCGAGAAACCGCTCAGCCCAGAAGGTTTCCAGAGGGTGCGAAGGCTGGTCAGTAGACAGGGGCTGGCCGGTGTTCCAAAAGGATTCATCCAGTCCCGCAAGCCGGCCAGTACACATGATGGGCTCGCCAGCCTTGACGTTCCAGCCTCCAGCGAGATTCAACCCTTCGTCGATGGATGTTCGACCAACAGTACTCGTGACACGTAGCCTGAGTGTTTCGTAGTAGATGGAGTTGAGGAGTGGGTCtttcatcaacatcttgATATCTGGTCGCTCTCCGGCCCCTGTGGACTGGAACGCCGGACCGATCTGGTACCAAACCCGTCGGAGCACATCTTCATCGAGTAGGATGTGTATGATCATCCACACAGCAGCGGGGACGGTGGTTGCCATTGTGCTATACTGGGTAAGCCAAAGCCGCTTAGCAGTTTGCCAATCTCGCGTCTGTCACGATTGAAGCGCAGACTTGGAGTGAGGCCGAAAAAAGGGGGGTAATCACAAACGTACATAAAAAAGTATCCCAGCATCACCACGGTCACTCCGTTGTCGGAGAGCCCGAGGGCCTCGTGTCGCTGAACCATCTTACGGACGTACTGGGTACCCCAGATAGGTTCGTACTCGACATCGCGAAGCTCGTGATTGTTCCAGTCAAAATTTGCAGCATACCAGGTGCGCCAACGGCTGAAGCTTTTCAGCATTTCGTCACGGGtctggaaagaagatggcaTCATCCATCGGGGCAGACCTTTGGCAATGTTGGGGAATGCTTTATAGAAGGCCCAGAAGTCCCGAAGGAAATTTGGACAAGTTTTAAGCCGGTGCTCTCCGTACAGAGCCTCTATATTTGCCGTAAGTATCGGATTTGGCAAGAAAGTGAAGAGATCAGGAACGACGCCCCAGTTCTGCCCGATCTCTGTCGTTGCGGAAATCTCAGATGCCAAATTTTTCTTGAATCTCTCCACAACAGGGACCAAGTTCCGCCCTTCAAGATGATCAGCGCAGTCTTGCCTCTGATGCTTCATGAAGCACCGGAAGGCATCCGCGTCAGTTGTGTAGACTCCTATGTTGGACTCGTAAGCAGATATATGGCCATGGCTGAAAGCTTTGACATCGTGGCCTGACAGCCCGAAGAAGATGGACAGGGCATCAAGCAAACTAGGCGTCGGTACCAGACTGCTACTTCTTCTGAACAATCCTTCGATCTGCTTGCCAGGCATGGCCAAGTATATCTCCCGACCTATCGACGGAATGTAAGCCGGAGCCCCCTGCAGCTGTTGACTGGAGGCCAGGTTAGTCATCGATGTGAGGATGGAACGATTGTCAAGCCTGTCAAGTAAAGGTGGGAGTAGTGACAAAGACCCGTAAAGGTCTGCGGAAGGAGCTTTCAACATACGTAAGGCGTCTCAAGAAATTCTCTGGTTGCGGTGTAAGCGACAGCAGGTACCCCATGGCTTGAACACCCCATGAGGACGCAGGAGCAGATTTCTCTGCGCCATCATTATCAGAAGGTTGTTTGAACCGAAATAGTCCCAATGCTATGACACTTGAAGCAACAGGGAGAACAGagataaaaattaaaaggaGTTGGATCGTCGCGGGATCTGGACTTGGAAGCGAAAACTTCAACAGCGAGCTCAAGTACTCCTTCATGGCTGTGTTGCAAGAGTAGTCGCCGCACCAACGGTCATCCCGGTGCGCGACAAGGTCGGGCTAAAGAGAAGCAGTTCGAAGCCTCAGGATACGTCCAAGTGGTGGAATAAACGCTACGGTGGTTTTACGGCCGGATACTCTCAGTCCATGCGTACGAGGTGTGCAGATATGGTGTCCCAAGGGACTGTTGCCAATTTGTCGGATCGGTCGCGGTCGAATAAGCTACTTTTAGGTTTCATGATAGGATGAACAAGGCATCTGATTTAATAGTTTCAAACTATTTTAAACTAGTTATATGTACCGGATTAGATTAGGAAGGAAAGCATTACCCGACGTGGGAGGGAATGGCCGCACCAGCAGCCAAATGCGGCCATTTCAGCGATTCATGTTAGCCAACCAATTGCATCGCAAAATCAACCGTAGTCCATgccgttgctgttgctgtttcCCTATGTCCTAAGCATTGGTGGAACTGCAGGAAGAAATGAAATTAGGCCAATGGGGGGCGGCAAAGGGAAAAAGTCAAACGCCACATCGCTGCAAAGCGTCAAACTATCGAAGGAAACCTTGCTATGGGAAAGAAAAGATAGTATATCGTTCGCAAATCGTAATTTTCCGTAGCCCAGTTCACTTCTACATCATCCATTGTTGTGCAGAGGGAATCATTCTCGAAATTCTAGATCAACCATCATCCACGTCACAGGTAAACATCCCCGGGATTCCCTTACATTTACGCCTCCTCACCGTTTCCAGTCAGCCTCGCGTATGTCCGTTCACCATGACCGAACTGTTGATGGAGTCACCTTTACCTCTTTTCCTTGCTTCCAAGCACAGCATATGCGTTTATAACATCCCACCAGTTCCAATGTCAATTGTGGCCTTTGCTCATCGCCTCGTGGGCCTTAGCAATATTCGTACATGTTGTGCTTTGGTTGGGTTGGATTTATCCTCGCTATGTGCCTGAGCATTGCCATCTTCCAGTCATGGACGGAAAAGAAGTCACTCCACATTCCCAGATCATCACCGAAAAGGATAAACTTCTACAGTTTTGAAGCCatttaaagaatacttgCGAAATAGTGCACAGCATAGGAAATCTTTTTATCCTGCAGTTTCAAAGTTagagatattttt from Fusarium poae strain DAOMC 252244 chromosome Unknown contig_2, whole genome shotgun sequence harbors:
- a CDS encoding uncharacterized protein (TransMembrane:2 (o20-43i338-361o)); the protein is MKEYLSSLLKFSLPSPDPATIQLLLIFISVLPVASSVIALGLFRFKQPSDNDGAEKSAPASSWGVQAMGYLLSLTPQPENFLRRLTQQLQGAPAYIPSIGREIYLAMPGKQIEGLFRRSSSLVPTPSLLDALSIFFGLSGHDVKAFSHGHISAYESNIGVYTTDADAFRCFMKHQRQDCADHLEGRNLVPVVERFKKNLASEISATTEIGQNWGVVPDLFTFLPNPILTANIEALYGEHRLKTCPNFLRDFWAFYKAFPNIAKGLPRWMMPSSFQTRDEMLKSFSRWRTWYAANFDWNNHELRDVEYEPIWGTQYVRKMVQRHEALGLSDNGVTVVMLGYFFITMATTVPAAVWMIIHILLDEDVLRRVWYQIGPAFQSTGAGERPDIKMLMKDPLLNSIYYETLRLRVTSTVGRTSIDEGLNLAGGWNVKAGEPIMCTGRLAGLDESFWNTGQPLSTDQPSHPLETFWAERFLDCPGSTSLSGPMKKKHVQPIRDSPAAWSSQQYDGQRGIRHGRIPNDMEKFVKQLMSSVLELQLFQDNGGALIASQLRASSKSPVLGHPLGC